Proteins from a genomic interval of Lycium ferocissimum isolate CSIRO_LF1 chromosome 2, AGI_CSIRO_Lferr_CH_V1, whole genome shotgun sequence:
- the LOC132048000 gene encoding uncharacterized protein LOC132048000 — protein MAIELCSSDESSLGIMSPARISFDISSQTGSSSVPVEQYIRSTSPSSSIDFDFCVFRESFDLESSCADELFFDGKILPIEIKRRISSAPSKKTEQPPAPLPPCKNSNTGNTTDTTTTTYAVKSHKVVSGKGRVYTDLTPTSEGREAVSSRPSVLESSDEKQNSKSFWRFSRSSSLNCGSGYARTLCPLPLLSRSNSTGSTPSVKRNSTLSKDNLSHKHHSNSQRHFSKSMSSNGHNCQKPPLKNKVPGNPYSNGVKFSPVLNVPPANLFGLSSFFTSSKEKNKKK, from the coding sequence ATGGCAATTGAACTATGTTCATCTGACGAGTCTAGTTTAGGCATAATGAGTCCAGCTCGTATCTCCTTTGATATTTCTTCACAGACAGGCTCTAGCTCTGTTCCTGTTGAACAATATATTCGATCAACTTCACCTTCCTCTAGCATTGATTTCGATTTTTGTGTGTTTCGCGAAAGCTttgatcttgaatcttcttGTGCTGACGAGCTTTTCTTTGATGGAAAAATTCTTCCAATTGAAATAAAGAGAAGAATTTCCTCTGCACCGTCCAAAAAAACAGAACAACCACCCGCTCCACTGCCTCCATGCAAAAATAGTAACACTGGCAATACAacagatacaacaacaacaacatatgcAGTTAAATCACACAAAGTGGTGTCCGGaaagggtagagtgtacacagaccttacccctacctcggaaggtagagaggctgtttccagtAGACCCTCGGTTCTTGAATCATCAGATGAAAAGCAGAATTCCAAGTCATTTTGGAGATTCAGCAGAAGTAGCAGCTTAAATTGTGGAAGCGGTTATGCAAGAACTTTATGTCCATTGCCACTTTTATCTAGAAGCAATTCAACTGGTTCAACTCCAAGTGTGAAGCGTAATTCAACATTATCAAAGGATAATCTAAGTCACAAGCACCATTCAAATTCTCAGAGACACTTTTCAAAATCAATGTCATCTAATGGTCATAATTGTCAAAAGCCTCCATTGAAGAATAAAGTTCCCGGTAATCCATACAGCAATGGTGTTAAATTCAGCCCAGTACTAAATGTACCTCCAGCAAATTTGTTTGGATTAAGTTCTTTCTTTACAAGTAGCAAggaaaagaacaagaagaagtGA